A stretch of Piliocolobus tephrosceles isolate RC106 unplaced genomic scaffold, ASM277652v3 unscaffolded_45837, whole genome shotgun sequence DNA encodes these proteins:
- the LOC113224706 gene encoding uncharacterized protein DDB_G0287625-like isoform X2: MKLKKKITSTTEKEATVKLTRTAQNNNDAALKETIAEELCNIETDVESKKSSGVRSKSVPNRKSTSRKNTIVGNSKMHTRIETKLDDIKMNSKVNTLNNLDNDTEVCKDTIKKSDSIGLLKLKENQKKKKEKKKKIDTNNSDFNDNNNNVDQFNHSNNGSTILDDNIINSHINTDVIINGIKTTTVMKKDVDNNELDGYTNTNNLNNNNNMNKKNSFDDKISGMEASTSNMINNKSNKKKREKKVKENVGTSKNKKRKKEEVLNNNDNDSSNGNDDDDNDSSKGKNNDSSINNKNDNKNDKNNDKNNDKNNDNKNDKNNDKNNDKNNDVVDEVLSKRTRKRSAKYFNDYMLVDDEEETFYSYTNNFNTASNNVIKLIKNTNEITNKKIENECEQLSYNGTDKIENIDNNSYELKTKSNQNNYVNVKGVKSVSRSVSKKLTLKKKKKNIN; this comes from the coding sequence ATGTAGAATCAAAAAAAAGTAGTGGTGTTAGAAGTAAATCGGTACCAAATAGGAAAAGTACAAGTAGAAAAAACACAATTGTGGGAAACAGTAAAATGCACACAAGAATTGAAACAAAACTtgatgatataaaaatgaattcaaaagtaaacacattaaataatttaGACAATGACACAGAAGTGTGTAAGGATACAATTAAAAAGAGCGATAGCATAGGTTTGCTTAAGCTAAaagagaatcaaaagaaaaagaaagaaaaaaaaaaaaagatagatactAACAACAGTgattttaatgataataataataacgttGATCAATTTAATCACAGTAATAACGGTAGTACCATCCTTGATGACAATATTATTAATTCTCATATTAATACAGATGTaattataaatggaataaaaacaacaacagttaTGAAAAAGGATGTAGACAATAATGAACTGGATGGTTACACTAATACgaacaatttaaataataataataatatgaataaaaaaaatagctttgaTGATAAAATAAGTGGAATGGAAGCTAGTACTTcaaatatgataaataataaaagtaataaaaaaaaaagagaaaagaaagtaaaagaaaatgttggtactagtaaaaacaaaaagcgaaaaaaagaagaagttttaAATAATAACGACAACGATAGCAGCAACGGTAACGATGACGATGATAATGATAGTAGCAAAGGTAAAAATAACGATAGTAGTATAAACAATAAAAACGACAATAAAAAcgacaaaaacaatgacaaaaacaatgacaaaaataatgacaataaaaatgacaaaaacaatgacaaaaacaatgacaaaaacaatgacGTTGTAGATGAAGTTTTATCAAAACGTACACGGAAAAGAAGTGCTAAGTACTTTAACGATTATATGCTGGTGGATGATGAGGAAGAAACTTTTTATAGTTATACTAACAATTTTAACACAGCGTCTAATAAtgtgataaaattaataaaaaacacaaatgaaataactaataaaaaaatagaaaatgaatgtgaacAGTTGAGCTATAATGGCACcgacaaaatagaaaacattgaTAATAATTcttatgaattaaaaacaaaatcaaatcaaaataattacGTAAATGTTAAGGGTGTTAAAAGTGTAAGTCGCAGTGTTAGTaaaaaacttacattaaaaaaaaaaaaaaaaaatattaattaa